From Corallococcus exiguus:
TGGGACTGCTCCTCCACCACCACGCGCCCCAGCTCCTCGCGCACCACCGTGTGCCGCGTGGCCGCCTTGTAGAGCGGATAGAGCACCATCGCCCGGCGCTCCACCACCGACGTGGTGAGCAGGTAGTGCAGGTACACGTCCGTCGTCCCCGTCACGCCCGTCACCCACTCCGCCAGCTGCCGGTCCAACGACTGGAACCACGCTGACGCCGCGCCCACGCTCAGGAACTCCGTCACGTCCTCGCGGCCCGCCACCTCACAGGCCAGCTGCTTGAACGTGAATGCATGCCGCGTCTCGTCCGCCAGGTGCCCCAGCACCTCCAACGACGGGTGCCGGTCCGCCACCGTGCGCGAAATCTTTCGCGCCCCAATGAACTCCAGCAGCGACAACGTGTGCAGCCACCTCACTTCCAACTCGGGAGACTGAGCGAGCTGCCGCAACACCGTCTGGATTCTGTCACGCATGGGGCGCCCCTCTATCGCGCCCCTCACGTCCTCCCAAGCACTGTTGCTCCGGACAGGAGTCATCACTCGCCCTGACCAGGAAGACAGGGACGGAGGACTGGCCAACAATGTTCGTGCCCCCGGGTTTGACCGGGAGGGCTCCGCCGCCGTTTGCTTCTCCGTGTCGAGGGCTGTGCCTGGTGCCGGGGGGTTGACCAGCATGCGTCCGTATCGCGGAGACCTGCATCCGTCCGGGCACCGTCCAGCCCGCGCCGCCGTGTCGCGGTCCGGCACCGGAGCGCGCGCATGAAGGCCCTGCCCCTGTCCTCCTTCCAGGGAGTGACGGCCTTCCGCCATTGGATGCGCGCCCAGGACGCGGGCCGGCTCCTCGCGTCCCTGCGCGTGCGCCCCCTCGCGGGCCACCTCCTCCGGGGCTCCGCGCTCGTGGGCGCCGTCGCTTGGGCCCCCTGCGTCCACTCCTTCTTCGCCGTGCCCTTCACGCCCGCGCTCGCGTGCTTCCTGCCCGGCGCCGTCCACCGCGTCGCCTTCGCCTGCGCGCACGCACGCCACCGGCGCGTGGGAGCCTTGAGCTGGCTCGCGTGGCTGCCGGGCCTGGCGCTGGAGCACTTCTTCCTCGCGGGCCTCACCGCGCTCGCCGCGCCTCGCGGGGCGCTCGTCCTCGGCGTGCTGCTCATCGGCCTCTCCGCGGTGCACGGCCGGCGCTACCGGGTGACCTGGCGCGAGCCCTTCCTCATGGTCGGCACGCTCGTGGCCCTGCTCGGCGCGGCGGCACTGGCGTGGCACTCCCAGAACGGGCTGCTCCTCGCCGTCATGGGGCCCGCGGCGCTGGTCGCGCAGCTGTACCTGGGCTCGCTCGCCATGCGCTACGACCAGGCCCGCGCGGACGCGGACCGCCTGCGCGCCGCCGTGCACGCGCAGCTCGTGGAGCAGCAGGAGCGCGACGTGGGCCGCCTCACCCAGGCCATGGCGGAAATCCTCGGCCACCACCAGGGCATGGACCAGGTGCTGCACGACGCAGGCACCGCCGCGGACATGATGAAGGCCTTCGGCACGCAGCGTAGCGCGCTCGCGCGCACCGGCTTCGAGGACCAGTCCCGCCAGCTCCAGGACAGCCTTCGACAGCTCCAGGAGATGGTGAAGGAGGTGCGCGCCAAGAGCCGCCGCTTCGCCGGCACGGAGCCGGAGGCCGTGGACCTGGGGCTGGTGCTGGAGTCCGTGCAGGCCCAGGTGTCCCTGCGCTTCCCCGACGTGGACATCCACGTGGAGATGCAGATGTCACGGCCGCTTCGCGCGCTCCTGCGCGGTGGGCCGCTCACGCTGCGCCGGGTGGTGGAGAACCTGGTTGTCAACGCATGCGAGGGCAATGGCGAACAGGGCGCTTCCCGGGTCTTCATCCGGGCACGCACCGAACCGCTCAGCGGACGCCTGGAGGTGGAGATCGAGGACGACGGACCCGGCTTCCCTCCAGAGCGCCTCAACGCGCCCGCGGAGGAGCTCTACACGACCAAGTCCCAGGGCACGGGACTGGGCCTCTACACCAGCGAGTGCCTGCTCCGCGCCAGCGGAGGACTGCTGCACCGGCACAACGGACCGGGAGGCGGCGCCCTGCTCCGCATCCTGCTGCCCCGGGAGTACCCATGAAGCCCCTCAGCGCATTCACTCCGACGCCGTCCACGCCCCTGACGCGCGGGCGCGCCGCGAATGAAGCGGTGGCCCCGTCCAGCGGCCCGGCCCTGCTCACCTCGTTCGACGTGCGCGCCTACCATGAAGCCCTCGCCGCGCGCGGACTCGCCCGCCAGGGCACGAACCCCCGCGTGTACTGCCACACGGGCCTGGTGGACCGGCTGCCTCCGCCCGGCACACCGGGGCCGGAGCTGCGCGAGCGGCTGAGGGACTCGCAGGAAGCGATGCTCGTGGAGCTGGCGCGCGCCATGGGCCCCTTCCCGGACGGCGGCGAGGTGCTCGACGTGGGCAGCGTCCTGGGCGGCAGCGCGCTGTACTGGGCCCAGGAGCACCGCGCGCGCGTGACGGCGATGGTGACCGTGCCCACGCACCTGGAGCAGGTGCGCCGCTTCGCGCACGAGGCGGGCATGGGCGCGCACGTGCAGGTCCGGCTGTGTACGGGCGAGCCGCCCCGGCCCCGCGAGTGCTACGACGCCGTCATCGCCGTGGAGAACACCTGCGCCCTGCCCCGCGCGGAGTGGCTGCGCGGCATGCACGCCCGGCTCAAGCCCGGCGGAGTGCTCGCCATCGCGGACTGCTTCTGGGTGCGGCCCGACGCCGTGCATCCCTCCGAGAACGCGTGGAGCCGGCACCTGGGCAGCGTGACCGCGTTCCTCGCCGACGCGCGCGAGGCGGGCCTGGAGCTGGAGGCGCATGACGACGTGTCCGCGCGAGCGGTGGGCTTCTGGACGCTGAGCTCGGAGCTGCGCGTCCACGAGCACCTGGCTCGCGCACCCACGGACGCCCACAGCCTGCGCGCCGCGCTCAACGCCGTGCGCGCCGAGTCGCGCCGCGAGCACCTGTGGCTGCAACAGGGCCTGCTGGATGGCGGGCTGGAGTACGCGCTGCTCGTGCTGCGCCGCGAGCCCTGATCCATTGCGTGTCCAGGCAGGCGGCCTGGCGGGCCCCTGCCCCATGGCACGAGGAGAGGGCGGCCTGGCGGCATGCAGCCCTCGGACGATGTCCCTGCGTCGCCCCACCCCCAGCCTTGGGTTCGTCACACCAACACGGGGGGTCGAGCATGAAGGGTTTCACGCGATGGATGGTGCTGGGGGCGGTGGCGGGCGCGATGGCCCTGACCGGGTGCCAGAGCAAGGACCGCTCGCAGGAGAGCATGGGCGGCGGGACGGGAGGCTCCGGAAGCACCCAGGGTACGCAGGGCACCCAGGGCACCGAGCCTGGCATGGGCACGGGGCATGAACAGAGCCCGAGCCAGGGCGAAGGTTCGACGATGGATCAGGGCACGGGCGGAGCCGGCTACGACGCGGGCACGGGCGGAGCCGGCTACGACTCAGGCACGGGCGGATCCGGCTACGACTCAGGCACGGGCGGATCCGGCATGGAGCCTGGCTCCGGCATGGAGGGCTCCGGTGGCTCGAACGACACCACCGGCGGCAACACCGGATCCGGCTCGGTCCCCGAGCCCACCCGCTAGGCCTTGAGCCTCGGGGCGGCGCGGGCGTGACCGGATGGCGCGCCCGCGCCCTTCCTCAAATCTTCACCATCAACGCGCCGGTGAGGCGGGTCTCCGTCTTCACCAGGTCGGGGCTCCAGCCGTCCACGAGCGAGCCCGGCGCGCCCTGGTTGCCACCGGGCGGCGTGACGCCTCCGCGTCCGGAGAAGTACGGCACGTTGGCGGCGCGGTGGTTGAGCTCCACGCGGAAGGTGATGAACGGCTGGGGGATGACGTCCGCGGCCACCTGGAAGTCCCAGGCGCGGTAGCGGTCGCCCGGGTTCGCGGTGAAGTACGGCGTGCCGGAGGCCGCGGTCGTCCCGTTGATGGGCGGCAGCAGCACCAGGTAGCGCCCGGGGTTGGTGATGGCGCCACCGCCCACGGTCAGCGCCAACCGGTCCTGGAGGAACCACGCGCGGTGGTACGCCATGAACCCCAGGAAGTACTGCGACCCGCAGTCCACGCCGCCGCCGAACTCACAGCCAGCGTCGAGCGTGAGTGACGCCGCCGCCTTGCTGACGAAGCCGCCCGGCGCGTCGTGGTACTTCACCATCACGCTGTCGTCGGTGTGCACGCGCGTGCGGCCCGGATTCCCCAGCGTGTCCGAGCCGTAATACTGATTGCCCACCACCGACAGCCAGCCCGTGGGACGCCACAGCACCTGCCCGCCCACGCCTTGACCGTCGTTGAAGCGGCCATACGACTGCCAGCCATTCACGAGCCACGGTTCAATCTTGAGCGTGTCGCTGACGAAGATTTGCGCGCGCACGCCGTTGAAGAACCACGGCGTGTTCGACGACACGTAGGACGGCTGGTAGGTCCAGTTGTCCGCGTTGTAGTAGCTCCACAAGCCGATGTAGCTCATGAAGATGCCGGCCTGCAGGTTGATGCCTCGCAGAGCATCGAAGTGGTAGCCGCCGTAGGCCTCGGAGACGTAGCGGTAGGCGTTGTCCAGGCCCCACTGGCCGCGAATGGGGCTCGCGTCGTTGCGCGGCGTGGTCTGCGAGTACATGCCGAACTGGGTCATCAAGCGGCCCATGACGTTCTTGTAGAGAAAGTCCCCGCCAATGCCGAGCTGCGTGACCTGCACCTCTCCGTGGCGGAACACCTCGCTGGATCCGGAGAGCGTGTCGTCCCGCGGGCGGTTGAAGCTGTAGTGGTACGCCGTATCCAGACGGAACTCGCCGGTGAACGGGCCGAAGCTGAGCGGCTTCTCGTTGGCGCCCGCGTTGCCGGGCAGCCAGGAGAAGTCCGCGAAGGCCAGCGGCGCGGGGCGCGCGTCGGACTGCGCATGCGCGCGCGGTGCGAGCAACAGCACGGCGAGCGCGGGTAGGAATGGGAGGTGGGGCAGCCAGGAGGTGACGGGTCTCATGGCGGGGCCGGATTGCAGCCGTCATACCCGGGGGCGAAACGGGCGGGACTCCAGGAACCCCGCGAGGTTGGCGAAGCGGTGCGGGCCCTCGCGTCGTGCGAATCGCAGGGTGCCCCTGCGGGACTTCGCGCGAAGCGCAAGAGGACTGGACGCGCATCCAATGTGGCGGATTTTCACCCGTGGACTCCCCGTAGGACCTGGGGGCATGGCCTGTGTCCACCGGCGCGTGACACCTGGAGGCGGGAAGTCGGAGAGAGGGCGGGACTCGGGTACGGTGCCCGCACGATGCGCTTCTCCTTCGTGCACGCCGCGGATCTCCATCTGGACACTCCGTTCCGGGGCGTGGCCACGCACGGCCCGCTCCTGGAGCGCTTCCAGCAGTCCACCTTCCATGCACTCGCGCGCATCGTGGACGTGTGCCTGCGCGAGCGCGTGACGTTCCTGCTGCTGGCCGGGGACCTGTTCGACGTGAAGGACCGCTCGGTGCGCGCGCGGCTGGCGCTGCGCACGGAGCTGTCGCGGCTAGACCGCGCGGGCATCCAGACCTTCATCGTGCACGGCAACCATGATCCGCTGAGCGGCGACACCGGCACGCTGGGTCTGCCCGCGTCGGTGAAGGTGTTCGGCCCGGAGTGGGAGGACGTGGAGGTGCGACGCGAGGGCCGGCGCCTGTGTCACGTGCAGGGCGTTTCCTATCCGGACGTGGAGGTGCGCGAGAACCTGTCCGCGAGATTCCGCCGCACCGGCGAGCACTTCAGCGTGGGCCTGTTGCACGCGAACCTGGGCGGCGACGCGGGCCACGCGAACTACGCGCCCTGCACCGCCGCGGACCTGGCGGCGGGAGGGCTGGACTACTGGGCCCTGGGCCACGTGCACACGCGCGCGGAGCACCTGCTGCCCGGCGGTGGCGTGGCGGTGTACCCGGGCAACCCGCAGGGCAGGCACGTGCACGAGACGGGCGAGCGCGGCTGCGTGGTGGTGGACGTGGAGGACGGCGTCGCGCGCAGGCGCTTCGTACCGGTGGACCGCGTGCGCTGGCACCGGCTGGACGTGCCGCTCGCGGGTGTCACGTCGCTGGACATGCTTCAGGCAGTGGCCACGGAGGTGGTGGAGTCACGCTGCGCGGAGGACTTCGACGGGCACGCGGTGCGCCTCACGCTGGCTGGACGCGGCCCGCTGCATCGGGAGCTCGTGCGGCCGGGAGCGAGGACGCAGCTGGAGTCGGACCTGCGCGAGCGGCTGGCACGCGCGCATCCGCCGGTGCTGCTGGAGTCGCTGCGCGATGGCAGCCGGCCGGAGGTGGACCTGGAGGCGGTGCGCGCCGGAGGCGGCTTCCTGGGCACGCTGTTGGAGGAGGCGCAGGCGCTGACCCATGACGACGCGGCGCTCGCGTCGCTGTGGGACGACGAGGACCTGACGACGCTGGGGCAGCGGCTCAAGCGGCTGGGCGTGGATGCGCTGGAGACGCCCCGGCCGGAGCTGGTGGCGCAGGCGGGCCAGCGCGGCGTGGAGCAACTCCACGAGGAGGCATCATGAAGCCGGGCCTGCGCATCAACCGCTTCCAGGTGGACGGCTTCGGGCACTTCCGCGGGTACTCGGGGACGCCGGGGCCGGGGCTCACGCTGTTGTACGGCCCCAACGAGGCGGGCAAGAGCACGCTGCTGGCGTTCCTGCGCGGCGTGCTGTTCGGCTTCGAGAAGCGCGGCCAGCCGGAGCGCTACGAACCGGAGGGCGCGATCTTCGGCGGCGAGCTGTGGCTGGAGACAGCCTCCGGCCCGCTGGTGGTGCACCGACACGGCGGCAAGCGCGCGTCGGAGGGCACGCTCACGGTGCGCGGCCTGGATGGACAGCCGCTGCCGGAGACGCTGCTCGACCAGGCGCTGGCGGACGTGCCGCGCGAGCTGTTCTTCGAGGTGTTCGCCTTCCGCCTGGATGAGCTGTCCTCGTTCCAGCGGCTCGCGCAGCAGCGCGGCGTGTCGGAGGCGCTGTTCGCCGCGGGCATGCAGGGCGCGCGCAGGTTGCCGGAGGCGGTGGAGCGGCTGCGCAAGGACGCCGAAGCGCTGTACGCGCCGCGCGGGCAGAAGCCCGAGCTGAACCGCGTGATGAAGGACCTGGAGGAGGTACAGCAGGCGCTGCGCGAAGCAGGAGACCGGCCCGCGCTCTACTTCTCCACGCGTGACCAGCTGGCGGAGCGCATCGCGGAGGGCCACGCGCTGGAGGTGGCGCGCAAGCACACCGAGCATGAGCTGGACCACGCCTCGCGGCTGGAGTCCGCGCTGAGTGACCTGACGGTGCTCGCACGCGACCGGGCGGAGCTGGCCACGCTGCCGGTGCTGGACACCTTCCCGCCGGGCGCGGAGACACGGCTGGAGGACGTGCTCCAGCGGCGCAAGACGTACCGCGCCCAGCAGGCACAGCTGCACGAAAGGCTCGCGCCCATCGAAGAAGCACGGGAGCGGCTGGCGGCCCCATGGCCCGTGCGCGAACGCGCGGAGTCCCTGCGCACGGCGCTGGCCACGTACTCCGGACACTCCGAACAGCTTCGCTCGCTGCCCGCGCGCAGGGCATCGCTCACGTCACGGCGGCGGCAGCTGGAGCAGTCACTGGGAGAGCTGGGGCTCGCGGTGGACGCGGGCGGATTGCTCGCGCTGGACCTGGGCGCGCGGGCGCGCGGAGAACTGGAGTCGCTCGCGGGACGGCTGGACGCGGCGGACACGGCGCTCGCGCAGGCGGAGTCGGAGCAGGCGCGCACGCGCGAGGAACGGGCGCGACTGGAGACGACGCTGGGGCGGGTCCAGGCGGAGCTGACCGCGCTGCCTGAGACGCGGCCCGCGCAGGTGCGGCAGCGGCAGGCAGCGGTGGGACGGATGCGCGCGGTGCGCGGAGACCTGGAGCGGCTGGCCGAGCAGCGGCTGGAGCAGCGCCGCCAGATGGACGGCGTGCGGGCGCCCACGGACGCGGTGCCGCTGCGCTCGCTGGTGCCGCTGTCGTGGGTGGTGTCGGCGGCGCTCGTGGCGCTGGGGTTCGCGGCGCTCGCGGCGTGGATCGCGGGTCCGTCGGTGGGCGTGCTGTGCGCGGTGGGCGGCCTGCTGCTGGTGGGGCTGCTGCTGCTCGTGCGCCACCGCGTGGAGACGGCGCGCAAGGCCAGCCTGGAGGCACAGGCGGCGCGGCACCGCTGGCGGCAGCAGGAGGAGGAGCGGTTCCGCTCGGCGCAGGCGGCGATGAGCGCGCGCGAGGAACTGCTCCAGCGGGAGCTGTTGAACGCCTCCAGCGCGGCGGGCCTGTCCCCGGGCGCGTCGCTGTCGGACCTGGCCGCGCAGGAGTCGCTGCTCGCGGAGCAGCTGACGCAGGCCGAGCGGCGCGAGCTGCTGGTGCGCGAGGAGGACACGCTGCGCACGGCCTGGGACACGGCGGTGCGAGACGACCAGCGCGTGGAGGAGGCACGGCTGCGCGCGAGCCAGCGCGAGGAGGTGCTGCGCGAGGAGTGGATGGCGTTCCTGGTGGCTCGCCGCTTCCCGGAGGCCCTCTCCGCGGCGTCGGCGCTGACGTTGTGGCTGGATGCCGCGGCGCTGCGGCAGCGGCTGCTGGACCTGCGCACGGACGAGGAGGAGTTCACGGTGGCGGAGGCCGCGTGCGACGCGGTGACGACGCGGCTGTTGCAGGAAGCGCGGGCCGCGGGCATGCCCCCGGGACAGGCGGAGACGGTGGCCGCGCGGGTGTCCGTGGCGCTGGAGGAGGTGCGCTCGAGGGCGGCCGACCAGCGGCACCTGGACGGTCAGCGCGGCGAGCTGTTGGCGGAGAAGGCGCGGCTGGACCAACTGGCGCTGGACGAAGACCAGGCGTGGGAGGCGCTGCTCACGGAAGGCGGCTGCCAGGACGAGGCCACCTTCCGCCGCCGCGCGGTGCAGGCGCGAAGGTACGCGGAGCTGGCGGCCCGGGTGCGCGAGCACGTCCAGCGGGTGCAGGCACTCACCGGCCTGGGTGAGAACGCGGCGCACGAGGAGGTACACGCGGCGGGCGGTGAGACGGGCCTGAAGGAACAGCTCGCCACGCTGCGCGAGCGTCACAAGGCCGAAGGCGACCGCCACAAGGCGGTGCTCACGGAGCAGGGCAGCCTGAAGACGCAGCTGTCGCAGTGGGAGAACGACGACCGCGTGTCGCGGCTGCGCATCCAGGAGGAGACGCTGCGCGCGAAGGCGGCGGAGCTGGCCACGCGCTACGCGGCGGACCGGCTGACGCTGGCGTTGCTCGGGAGGGCGCGCCGGAGGTTCGAGGAGGAGCAGCAGCCGCGCGTCATCCAACTGGCGAGCGAGCTGTTCTCCGAGCTGACGGCGGGGCGCTACCGCCGCGTCTTCATCCCGGCCGGGGACGCGCGCGAGCTGCGGGTGAGCGACGGCGCCAGGGACTGGAGCGCGGAGCAGCTGTCCCGGGGCACGCGCGAGCAGCTGTTCCTCGCGTTCCGGCTGGCCGTCATCCGCGACTTCGGGGAGACGCGGGGCGCGCTGCCGCTCATCACGGACGACGTGCTGGTGAACTTCGATCCAGAGCGGGCCCGGGGCGCGGTGCGGCTCTTCGCGAGGCTGGCGGAAGCCCACCAGGTCATCGCCTTCACCTGCCACCCGTGGCTGCGCGAACAGTTCGAAGCGGAAGGCGCCCACGTCCTGGAGCTGCCCGGCGCCACGAAGTCTCCCCGCGAAGGCGCCCAACCGTTACGGGTGGTCTCCGGCGGATAGCTAGAAGTCCTCCGTCACGAGCAGGCAGCCCCAGCCGTCATACGTGCCCCAGTGCGACGCCACGACGTCGAGGATCTCCTCGCACACCGCGTCCATCCTCGCGTCGTCCACGGTGTCCACCCGGCGGAAGTCCAGGCGCCACATCAGCCCGCGCACGGGAACGATCTGACACCGGAAGCCCTGGAACCCCAGGCCCCGCAGCCGGCCCTCTGCTTCCTCCGCCTCCCGCTCCCACGTGAAGTGCGCGCGGTGCTCCACCTTCCGGGCCACGTCCAGCAGGTCCCCCTCCGCTCGCAGAAGCGCGACCCGCTGGCGGTTCATCCTCACCTGCCACTGCAAGGGCGACGGGAAGAGCGTCTGGAGATACACCGTCCAGCCGGGGTCCCGCGTCCGCGCCACGTCCACGTCATAGGCCCCCTGATGGGCCTGCACGAGCGGCCGCACCTGCCTGGCCGTGATGGACTTCGGGCCATACAGGTAGACGTACTGCACGCCTTGATCCACGAGGTGCCCGACCCCCAGCAGCCCCAGGGGACGCAAACACGCCTCCAGCGCGCCCTGCACCGCGAACACCGCGTCCTCCTCATCGCTGTCCAGGAGCCCGTTCGACATCGGGTTCTTCAAGGGGAGGGCCAGTCGCCAGAGCACGGGGTGGCTGGCCATGGGCGCGAGCGGATTGGCGCCCAGGTCGATCCCCACGGTCTGCGGCCCCTCCGTGGACCACCGGAAGTAGTCCTCGAAGGATTCTCTCCAGGGCTTCGCGGAGGACGGAGCGTTCATGCCGGGCAAGTCCAACCTCCAGAGGTCGTGGGCCGGTCGACCTCGCGCCCCCGCGCGGATCCAGACTCTAGCGCACAAAAAAATACTGGGAGCGCGCCCCCTCGACGCGCTCCCAGTAACTCAACCCCTCCCCCGAGGGGTCCCCCTCTCGGATGCGGCCCCCAAAGCTCCGCGTCCGTCCTGCTTTTCCTTCAAGACGTCGACTACCGAAAACCTTGAGTCCCGGAAGATCGACCCCCGAAACCCTTTCCCCCTCTGCCCGGTCCGCTCTGCGTCCCGAGCCCTTGGACCCTGGTGGCTCTGCCCCCAGCATCCCCACCTCGCCTTCAATACGTCGGCCGCGAAAAACCTTGGTTCGGTCCTGTTTTTTTCCGCCGCCCCCCTCTGACGCGGCCGGCCGGACGGCCCTCCCCGGGGCGCCTGCGTCGGCGCTGCTGCTACAGTCGCCCACCCTGGAGGGGCGCCATGAAGAAGACGTCGGCGGTGGTCATTGGAGGAGTCGTGCTCGCGCTCCTCATCGGAGCCGGGGTCTTCTGGTGGCAGAGCCCCACTCCCCCCACCCCCGCGTCCCCACCGGCCGCCCGCACCGCGCGCCGGCAGCTTCCCCCCACGCCACCCCCGCCACCCCAGGGTGCCCTCCAGGTCCAGGGCCGTGTCGTCGACCTCCAGGGGCAGCCCGTCGCCGGCATCGAGGTCTCCGCCTCCGTCCCCCTGCCCGGGGAGACCCTGACGGAGCTGCCCTGTGACGAGGACTCGCCCGAGGTCCCCGTGGTCTCCGAGGACTGCGATTCCCTCCCCGCCCTCCGCTGGGTCCGAGAGATGGTGGAGGCCCACCGGGGCGCCGCCTTCGTCCTGTCGCGCACCACCTCCGCCCAGGACGGCACCTTCACCCTGGAGGGCCTGCCCCAGGGGACAGTCGACCTCTGGGCCCTGGGTTCCCAGGGCGCCGGCCTCCAGGAGGACGTCGTCACCGGCACGCGGGACGTGACGCTGGAGCTCGGGGCCAGCCAACGGCTCACCGGCCGCGTGGTGGACGAGGACGGCGCCCCGCTCGCCCAGGCCCAGGTGACCGTGCTGCACACGGACACCGCGCGCTACTTCGAGACGAAGACCGGCGCGGACGGCCGCTTCTCCCTGGGCCCCCTGCCCGGAGAGGTCCCCTACAGCCTCCTCGCCGCCCACCCCGGAAAGCTCACCGAGTGGATGGGGGACGTGGCCCCGGTCGCCCTGCCCGAGGACATCGTGCTGTTCGCCCCCCGGCGCATCGTGGGCACCGTGGTGGACGGCGAGCATCCCGTCGCCGGCGCCACCGTCACGGAGCTCGACGGCGAGCGAGTCACCACCACCGACGCCCAGGGCCGCTTCACCTTCGACGGCCTCCCCCCCGACAACTACATCCTGGAGGCGGAGCAGGGCGGCCTCCAGGCGCACGAAACGGTGGAGGTCACGGAGGACCAGCGCGAGGTCTCGGTGACGCTGAGCCTGGGCACCATCTTCTTCGTCGAGGCCACCGTGCGAGACACCGCCGGCAACCCCGTGGCCCACGCCGAAGTGAGCGCCGCCAATCTCCGTGAGCCTGACGAGCACTACCCCCCCCACCGCTTCAAGGAGCTTGGCACCACCGGCGAGGACGGCCGCCTGCGCCTGGGCCCCCTCCGGGCCCGTGACTACGTCTTCCAGGTGGTGGCGGACCAGATGATGGACCTCACCGCCGTCCGCACCGTGGCCGAGGGCGGTCCTCCGCTGGACTTCGTCCTCTCCCCCGCCGTCCTCGTGGAAGGCATCGTCACCAACGCCGCGGGCCAGCCGGTGGCGGAAGCCTCCTTGTCGCTGCGTCCACCCGCCCGGAAGCGCCCGGCCGACCCGCCTCCGCCCGTGTACACGCGCTCGCTCATCTTGATGCACCCGCACCGCGAGGCGCCCTTCACCTTCGACGCCACCTCCGACGAGGAGGGCCACTTCGCCATCAAGGTGGACCAGGCCCTCTCCGGCACCCTCACCGTCGAGGCCGACGGCTACCTGCCGCGCAAGCTCCAGGTCCGCGCCCCCACGTCCGGCCTGAAGCTCACCCTGGACTCGGGCGCCACCGTGCGCGGCACCGTGACGAGCTCGCGCGGCACACCCGTCAACGAGGTGGACGTCAGCCTGGTGATGCAGGAGCCGGAGCAGGAGCCCTCGACAGGCGCCCGCGAGGCCCCAGAAGAAGACGACGACAAGATCGACATCATCCGCATGACCTTCGCGGGCACCTCGGGCGAGGACGGCCGCTTCGACATCAAGGGCATTCCTCCCGGCACCTATGCCGTGTGGATGCGGACCACCACGGGCGGCTACGAGCGCCTCATGCCCGACCGCGTGGTGCTGCGCGGCTCGGAGACCGTGGAGCTGGCGCTGCGCCTGGACCTGGACGGACGCGTGGGGGGCATCGTCGTGGACGCGGAGGGCCGGCCCCTGGCGGACGTCACCGTGGACGCCACCGCGAAGGAGGACGAGGCCAGCAACGGCCGCTCGTACTCGCCCCTCTCCATGAAGACCGGCCCGGACGGCCGCTTCATCCTGGAGCCGCTGGCGCGCGA
This genomic window contains:
- a CDS encoding sensor histidine kinase, yielding MKALPLSSFQGVTAFRHWMRAQDAGRLLASLRVRPLAGHLLRGSALVGAVAWAPCVHSFFAVPFTPALACFLPGAVHRVAFACAHARHRRVGALSWLAWLPGLALEHFFLAGLTALAAPRGALVLGVLLIGLSAVHGRRYRVTWREPFLMVGTLVALLGAAALAWHSQNGLLLAVMGPAALVAQLYLGSLAMRYDQARADADRLRAAVHAQLVEQQERDVGRLTQAMAEILGHHQGMDQVLHDAGTAADMMKAFGTQRSALARTGFEDQSRQLQDSLRQLQEMVKEVRAKSRRFAGTEPEAVDLGLVLESVQAQVSLRFPDVDIHVEMQMSRPLRALLRGGPLTLRRVVENLVVNACEGNGEQGASRVFIRARTEPLSGRLEVEIEDDGPGFPPERLNAPAEELYTTKSQGTGLGLYTSECLLRASGGLLHRHNGPGGGALLRILLPREYP
- a CDS encoding SAM-dependent methyltransferase, producing the protein MKPLSAFTPTPSTPLTRGRAANEAVAPSSGPALLTSFDVRAYHEALAARGLARQGTNPRVYCHTGLVDRLPPPGTPGPELRERLRDSQEAMLVELARAMGPFPDGGEVLDVGSVLGGSALYWAQEHRARVTAMVTVPTHLEQVRRFAHEAGMGAHVQVRLCTGEPPRPRECYDAVIAVENTCALPRAEWLRGMHARLKPGGVLAIADCFWVRPDAVHPSENAWSRHLGSVTAFLADAREAGLELEAHDDVSARAVGFWTLSSELRVHEHLARAPTDAHSLRAALNAVRAESRREHLWLQQGLLDGGLEYALLVLRREP
- a CDS encoding outer membrane beta-barrel protein gives rise to the protein MRPVTSWLPHLPFLPALAVLLLAPRAHAQSDARPAPLAFADFSWLPGNAGANEKPLSFGPFTGEFRLDTAYHYSFNRPRDDTLSGSSEVFRHGEVQVTQLGIGGDFLYKNVMGRLMTQFGMYSQTTPRNDASPIRGQWGLDNAYRYVSEAYGGYHFDALRGINLQAGIFMSYIGLWSYYNADNWTYQPSYVSSNTPWFFNGVRAQIFVSDTLKIEPWLVNGWQSYGRFNDGQGVGGQVLWRPTGWLSVVGNQYYGSDTLGNPGRTRVHTDDSVMVKYHDAPGGFVSKAAASLTLDAGCEFGGGVDCGSQYFLGFMAYHRAWFLQDRLALTVGGGAITNPGRYLVLLPPINGTTAASGTPYFTANPGDRYRAWDFQVAADVIPQPFITFRVELNHRAANVPYFSGRGGVTPPGGNQGAPGSLVDGWSPDLVKTETRLTGALMVKI
- a CDS encoding metallophosphoesterase family protein codes for the protein MRFSFVHAADLHLDTPFRGVATHGPLLERFQQSTFHALARIVDVCLRERVTFLLLAGDLFDVKDRSVRARLALRTELSRLDRAGIQTFIVHGNHDPLSGDTGTLGLPASVKVFGPEWEDVEVRREGRRLCHVQGVSYPDVEVRENLSARFRRTGEHFSVGLLHANLGGDAGHANYAPCTAADLAAGGLDYWALGHVHTRAEHLLPGGGVAVYPGNPQGRHVHETGERGCVVVDVEDGVARRRFVPVDRVRWHRLDVPLAGVTSLDMLQAVATEVVESRCAEDFDGHAVRLTLAGRGPLHRELVRPGARTQLESDLRERLARAHPPVLLESLRDGSRPEVDLEAVRAGGGFLGTLLEEAQALTHDDAALASLWDDEDLTTLGQRLKRLGVDALETPRPELVAQAGQRGVEQLHEEAS
- a CDS encoding AAA family ATPase, with amino-acid sequence MKPGLRINRFQVDGFGHFRGYSGTPGPGLTLLYGPNEAGKSTLLAFLRGVLFGFEKRGQPERYEPEGAIFGGELWLETASGPLVVHRHGGKRASEGTLTVRGLDGQPLPETLLDQALADVPRELFFEVFAFRLDELSSFQRLAQQRGVSEALFAAGMQGARRLPEAVERLRKDAEALYAPRGQKPELNRVMKDLEEVQQALREAGDRPALYFSTRDQLAERIAEGHALEVARKHTEHELDHASRLESALSDLTVLARDRAELATLPVLDTFPPGAETRLEDVLQRRKTYRAQQAQLHERLAPIEEARERLAAPWPVRERAESLRTALATYSGHSEQLRSLPARRASLTSRRRQLEQSLGELGLAVDAGGLLALDLGARARGELESLAGRLDAADTALAQAESEQARTREERARLETTLGRVQAELTALPETRPAQVRQRQAAVGRMRAVRGDLERLAEQRLEQRRQMDGVRAPTDAVPLRSLVPLSWVVSAALVALGFAALAAWIAGPSVGVLCAVGGLLLVGLLLLVRHRVETARKASLEAQAARHRWRQQEEERFRSAQAAMSAREELLQRELLNASSAAGLSPGASLSDLAAQESLLAEQLTQAERRELLVREEDTLRTAWDTAVRDDQRVEEARLRASQREEVLREEWMAFLVARRFPEALSAASALTLWLDAAALRQRLLDLRTDEEEFTVAEAACDAVTTRLLQEARAAGMPPGQAETVAARVSVALEEVRSRAADQRHLDGQRGELLAEKARLDQLALDEDQAWEALLTEGGCQDEATFRRRAVQARRYAELAARVREHVQRVQALTGLGENAAHEEVHAAGGETGLKEQLATLRERHKAEGDRHKAVLTEQGSLKTQLSQWENDDRVSRLRIQEETLRAKAAELATRYAADRLTLALLGRARRRFEEEQQPRVIQLASELFSELTAGRYRRVFIPAGDARELRVSDGARDWSAEQLSRGTREQLFLAFRLAVIRDFGETRGALPLITDDVLVNFDPERARGAVRLFARLAEAHQVIAFTCHPWLREQFEAEGAHVLELPGATKSPREGAQPLRVVSGG